The following proteins are encoded in a genomic region of Sorangiineae bacterium MSr12523:
- a CDS encoding ABC transporter permease, whose product MLQDIRLAIRLLLKNRGFTAIVLATLGLAVAANTVVFSIVHAILFRPLPFPEPERLLQVNTESPFEEPGDWGLSWFEYADVRTHARTLESVGAWDIGDANLTAGERSVVVTAAKVTSTFLPTLGVRPMFGRLFDAGEDVPGDPTVTTFGYGGAHAVVLGYGIFQTAFGGDPSVVGRTVKIDALPVTVVGVMPRDFAFPERAQIWMPLAADPAKMQRAIHRLNVIGRLAPGAGIESARSEMAALMPVWAHEHPGEHQVDPVEHPIVFRHLQEQVTGPVRRALLTLQAAVAFVLLIACANISNLLLARTEARSAEIVVRSALGASRRRLARQFLTESLVLGVLGAVIGILCAMWALDLVVGFLPEGLPRAHEIRLDTTVLIYALTVAVGTSVVFGLTPIVHASGNLAGALRAAGQRTTSGRSHRLFRRVLIFAQVALAIDLVLGAGLMVRSLVRLQKSELGFDPRGLVTLTLQLPKKAYPTDDDVMAFWKRLQEGARSLPGVQSATLMDGLPPQRLPNSNSFQIVGRVAPAGREWIADSRQFAGDDYFSTMRIPLLRGRIFYDTDTETAPRVAIINEAMAKKYWADEDPIGKRIGFFSTSPPGEPPIEQTIVGVVADVKQHGVELPAGTELYLPLRQTLGWHHYVPGETFVRRTLHLVLRTDGDPRALLGTVRAYIASQDPDLPVARLQTMDHVVYETIAKPRFLTTLLACFAGVALMMAAIGIYGVMSYSVAQRTKELSIRMALGANAERLQRMLVLEGLQLAGTGVAVGLALAGLTTLAFRPWVSALLFEISGLDPATYAVVVAVTGCIAALASYLPARRATRIHPMTAMRHE is encoded by the coding sequence ATGCTCCAAGACATCCGACTTGCCATTCGGCTTCTCCTGAAGAACCGCGGCTTCACGGCGATCGTCCTTGCGACACTTGGACTCGCCGTTGCTGCGAACACGGTCGTCTTTAGCATTGTACATGCCATTCTCTTTCGCCCTCTGCCCTTTCCCGAACCAGAGCGGTTGCTTCAGGTCAATACGGAATCTCCCTTCGAAGAGCCCGGCGATTGGGGATTGTCGTGGTTCGAATACGCGGATGTCCGGACGCACGCGCGCACGCTCGAATCGGTGGGTGCGTGGGACATTGGCGATGCCAACCTGACGGCGGGCGAGCGCTCGGTGGTGGTGACGGCGGCGAAGGTCACCTCCACATTTCTGCCGACGCTCGGTGTCCGTCCCATGTTCGGGCGCCTCTTCGATGCGGGTGAAGACGTCCCTGGGGATCCGACCGTCACCACATTCGGATACGGCGGCGCGCATGCCGTCGTACTTGGATATGGCATTTTCCAAACCGCATTCGGCGGCGATCCGAGCGTCGTGGGGCGCACGGTAAAGATCGATGCCCTCCCCGTTACCGTCGTGGGCGTGATGCCGCGAGATTTCGCGTTCCCCGAGCGCGCGCAAATCTGGATGCCCCTTGCCGCCGATCCTGCGAAAATGCAGCGCGCCATCCATCGGCTCAACGTGATCGGCCGCCTCGCCCCCGGGGCCGGCATCGAATCGGCGCGTTCGGAAATGGCCGCGCTCATGCCGGTATGGGCCCACGAGCACCCGGGCGAACATCAGGTCGATCCCGTGGAACATCCCATCGTCTTTCGCCACCTTCAGGAGCAGGTGACGGGGCCGGTGCGCCGAGCCTTGCTGACATTGCAGGCGGCCGTCGCGTTCGTGCTCCTCATCGCGTGCGCCAATATCTCCAATCTATTGCTCGCACGGACCGAGGCCCGCAGTGCGGAAATCGTCGTCCGTAGCGCACTCGGAGCGAGCCGGCGACGCCTCGCCCGTCAATTCCTCACGGAGAGCCTCGTGCTCGGCGTGCTCGGTGCAGTCATTGGCATCCTTTGCGCGATGTGGGCGCTCGATCTCGTGGTCGGATTTCTTCCCGAGGGCTTGCCTCGCGCCCACGAAATTCGCCTCGACACCACCGTGCTGATCTACGCGCTCACCGTGGCGGTGGGCACCAGCGTGGTCTTCGGACTGACCCCCATCGTCCACGCCTCCGGAAATCTCGCAGGTGCACTTCGGGCGGCCGGTCAGCGAACCACCAGCGGCCGTAGCCATCGCCTTTTTCGCCGTGTGCTCATTTTCGCGCAGGTGGCATTGGCCATCGACCTGGTCCTCGGTGCGGGGCTCATGGTTCGAAGCCTCGTGCGCCTTCAAAAATCCGAGCTCGGATTCGATCCGCGCGGCCTCGTGACCTTGACCCTGCAACTCCCCAAGAAGGCCTACCCCACCGACGACGACGTCATGGCGTTCTGGAAACGCTTGCAGGAAGGTGCGCGAAGCTTACCCGGCGTCCAATCGGCCACTTTGATGGATGGGCTGCCGCCGCAGCGTCTGCCCAATTCGAACTCCTTCCAAATCGTCGGGCGCGTGGCGCCTGCAGGCCGCGAATGGATCGCCGATTCTCGCCAATTCGCTGGCGACGATTATTTCTCCACGATGCGCATTCCATTGCTGCGCGGCCGCATCTTCTACGACACCGATACCGAAACCGCGCCGCGGGTGGCCATCATCAACGAGGCCATGGCCAAGAAGTATTGGGCCGACGAAGATCCCATTGGAAAGCGCATTGGCTTCTTTTCGACGTCACCGCCCGGTGAGCCGCCCATCGAACAAACCATCGTCGGCGTGGTGGCCGACGTCAAACAGCACGGGGTGGAACTCCCCGCGGGAACGGAATTGTACCTTCCCCTCCGGCAAACGCTGGGTTGGCATCATTATGTGCCCGGCGAGACCTTCGTGCGGCGCACCTTGCACCTGGTGTTGCGCACCGACGGCGATCCGCGCGCGCTCCTCGGAACCGTGCGCGCCTATATCGCATCGCAGGATCCCGATCTGCCCGTGGCGAGGCTGCAGACCATGGATCATGTCGTCTACGAGACCATCGCGAAGCCGCGCTTCCTCACCACGTTGCTCGCTTGTTTCGCAGGGGTGGCCTTGATGATGGCGGCCATCGGCATTTATGGCGTCATGTCGTATTCCGTCGCGCAACGCACGAAGGAGCTTTCGATTCGCATGGCGCTGGGTGCAAACGCGGAGCGCCTGCAGCGCATGCTCGTACTCGAAGGGCTCCAGCTCGCAGGGACCGGCGTGGCCGTGGGGCTCGCCTTGGCCGGACTTACCACATTGGCATTCCGGCCGTGGGTCTCCGCGCTGCTGTTCGAGATCAGCGGACTCGATCCCGCTACGTACGCGGTCGTCGTGGCCGTAACCGGTTGTATCGCCGCGCTGGCGAGCTACCTGCCCGCCCGGCGGGCGACGCGCATTCATCCCATGACGGCGATGCGCCACGAATGA
- a CDS encoding glycoside hydrolase family 104 protein, whose translation MKTKALLGLAVLAFVASACGSSSEESPTSEGGDTLTVEASSATRSAIGVVTWAIQTGKGTATVVRGYDAGHAAIVELEQKVDQGMVRTFQASLQANGHLAKMKLELESATALKTIENTFANDASAHGVLARIVDDLKTQPVREQVRSAKGSLHAAGLIENPNTTLLSKCSSALLGSASNGASTVDTCSSGASSSDCAASANKMPQAQGQVDQGCSCSDAASQDTSQLASCDPDRAKCAVPPMHRALLDTIAFTEGTAGSCGTDGYSTGFGYNCFDSCAQHPHTQWGSSTAAGRYQFLDFTWDELGKSDFGPANQDIAAIEKIRQRGVDLPTDRPLSESEFEAAMHKLSLEWASLPYSPYGQPTKTLQETRARYCDAAGGC comes from the coding sequence ATGAAGACCAAAGCGCTCTTGGGCCTCGCCGTGCTCGCATTCGTTGCCTCCGCCTGCGGCAGTTCGAGCGAAGAGTCCCCGACGTCGGAGGGCGGCGATACGCTGACGGTGGAGGCTTCGAGTGCGACACGCTCCGCGATTGGCGTCGTGACGTGGGCAATCCAGACGGGCAAAGGCACGGCGACCGTCGTGCGCGGATACGATGCAGGGCACGCGGCCATCGTCGAGCTCGAACAGAAGGTCGACCAGGGCATGGTTCGGACGTTCCAAGCGAGTCTGCAGGCAAATGGCCATCTCGCGAAGATGAAGCTCGAGTTGGAATCGGCGACGGCGTTGAAGACAATCGAGAACACGTTTGCCAATGACGCCTCGGCGCACGGGGTGCTGGCTCGCATCGTGGACGATTTGAAGACGCAACCGGTGCGCGAGCAGGTTCGAAGTGCCAAAGGAAGTCTTCACGCCGCAGGCCTGATCGAGAATCCGAATACGACGTTGCTGTCCAAGTGTTCTTCGGCGCTCCTCGGGTCGGCCTCGAACGGGGCCAGCACGGTGGATACGTGCAGCTCGGGCGCGAGCTCCAGCGACTGCGCGGCGAGCGCAAACAAAATGCCGCAGGCGCAGGGGCAGGTCGATCAAGGTTGCTCGTGCAGCGATGCGGCCTCGCAGGATACATCGCAATTGGCAAGCTGCGATCCCGACCGCGCCAAATGTGCGGTGCCGCCGATGCACCGCGCCCTGCTCGACACGATTGCCTTCACGGAAGGGACGGCGGGTTCGTGCGGCACCGATGGATACAGCACGGGATTCGGGTACAACTGCTTCGACAGCTGCGCGCAGCATCCCCATACGCAATGGGGAAGTTCGACCGCCGCGGGGCGCTACCAGTTTCTCGACTTCACGTGGGACGAACTCGGAAAAAGCGATTTCGGCCCGGCCAATCAGGATATCGCCGCAATAGAGAAAATTCGCCAGCGCGGAGTGGACCTGCCCACGGACCGACCTTTGTCGGAAAGCGAATTCGAGGCGGCCATGCACAAGCTCTCTTTGGAATGGGCATCGTTGCCGTATTCGCCGTATGGGCAGCCGACGAAAACGCTGCAGGAGACACGCGCGCGCTACTGCGACGCGGCCGGCGGCTGCTGA
- a CDS encoding alpha-amylase family protein has translation MMLRTTLSLFTVAALVSIAPPPASASPPGTRDVGVHLFEWTWAAVGRECRDVLGPKGYGSVQISPPQEHVVLPGQAYPWWQDYQPVSYRLDNTRRGDRTAFANMITMCHAAGVKVYADAVINHMTLGASSGPGSAGSSYTHYNYPGIYQVQDFHHCGRNGNDDIVNYGDRYEVQNCELNDLADLATESDYVRGRIAAYLNDLISLGVDGFRLDASKHMPAADIAAIKARLNAPVYLYQEVIYGGGEPITPDEYTGNGDVLEFRYGSDLAKIFNHEKLAYLRTFGSPLASNKAVVFTDNHDTQRGSGVLTFRDNGRYALANAFMLAWTYGAPMLMSSYEFNSTDQGPPSGANGRTSDATCFSNGWRCEHRWRVIANMVGFHNAVRGTAVVNWWDNGNDTIAFGRGSKGYLIINDEGFAVTGRSFQTALPAGVYCDVIHGDFANGSCTGPTYTVDSNGWFRADVAAQDGVALHVAAKL, from the coding sequence ATGATGCTGCGAACGACCCTGTCCCTGTTCACGGTGGCTGCCCTCGTCTCGATTGCGCCGCCACCGGCGTCGGCCAGTCCGCCGGGAACGCGGGACGTGGGCGTGCATCTTTTCGAGTGGACATGGGCGGCCGTAGGGCGGGAGTGCCGCGATGTGCTCGGTCCAAAGGGATACGGATCGGTGCAGATTTCGCCCCCGCAAGAGCACGTGGTGCTTCCTGGCCAGGCATATCCCTGGTGGCAAGATTATCAACCGGTGAGTTACCGCCTGGACAACACGCGGCGGGGCGATCGGACGGCGTTCGCGAACATGATCACGATGTGCCACGCGGCGGGTGTGAAGGTCTACGCCGACGCGGTGATCAACCATATGACCTTGGGCGCCAGCTCGGGGCCGGGTAGCGCGGGCTCGTCGTATACGCACTACAACTATCCCGGCATTTACCAGGTTCAGGATTTTCATCACTGCGGACGCAATGGCAACGACGATATCGTCAATTACGGCGATCGTTACGAAGTGCAAAACTGCGAGTTGAACGATCTCGCCGACCTGGCGACGGAGTCGGATTACGTGCGCGGCCGCATTGCGGCGTATTTGAACGACCTGATTTCGCTCGGCGTCGACGGCTTCCGGCTCGATGCGAGCAAGCACATGCCGGCCGCCGATATTGCAGCCATCAAAGCAAGGCTCAATGCGCCGGTGTATCTTTATCAAGAGGTCATCTACGGCGGTGGTGAGCCGATCACGCCGGACGAGTACACGGGCAACGGCGACGTGCTCGAGTTTCGTTATGGCAGCGATCTGGCGAAGATCTTCAACCACGAGAAGCTCGCGTACCTGCGGACGTTCGGCTCGCCGCTCGCCTCGAACAAGGCCGTCGTCTTCACCGACAACCACGATACGCAGCGCGGCAGCGGCGTGCTCACGTTCCGCGACAACGGTCGCTATGCCCTGGCCAATGCTTTCATGCTGGCCTGGACGTACGGGGCGCCCATGCTCATGTCGAGCTACGAGTTCAACTCCACCGACCAAGGGCCGCCCTCCGGGGCCAACGGCCGCACCTCCGACGCGACCTGTTTCAGCAATGGTTGGCGCTGCGAGCATCGTTGGCGGGTCATCGCGAACATGGTCGGCTTTCACAACGCCGTGCGGGGCACCGCCGTGGTCAATTGGTGGGACAACGGCAACGACACGATTGCCTTCGGACGCGGCAGCAAGGGATACCTGATCATCAACGACGAGGGCTTCGCCGTCACGGGGCGTTCGTTTCAAACGGCATTGCCCGCAGGCGTCTATTGCGATGTCATCCACGGTGATTTCGCCAATGGATCCTGCACGGGCCCGACCTATACGGTGGATTCCAATGGCTGGTTCCGCGCGGACGTCGCGGCCCAGGATGGCGTCGCGCTTCACGTGGCGGCGAAGCTCTGA
- a CDS encoding RICIN domain-containing protein, whose protein sequence is MRYTRRGLTLLSFGLLAACAAQAPTDESRQGSHEVSTSTEPRTTPVMGWSTAGFLGRNLNEAGIKSQARVLANRLKSHGYDTVLVDDFWYANPSTTVDAYGRWVADASRFPNGLAALADHLHGLGLKVGFYVTPGIPVAAVEQNTPIEGTSLHAKDIADTGRYETNYNYGTRVMHAIDYSKPGAQEYVQSWANQLAAWGADFLKLDGVNNGNVGAVQAWSQALRQTGRAIHFNVANSLDANNGNAWKQHANSWRVDADIACFCATQVTWSTVVTRFGDVPKWVPFAGANGWNDLDALNVANGHLDGLTNDERRTYMTLWAISAAPLYAGDDLTHIDNYGWSLLTNDEVIAIDQAGHPAHPVSQATNQQVWAANHGDGTYTVALFNLASTAVNVTANWNDLGFSGSASVRDVWDHRELGSFAGGFGATLDAHATRLLKVTPATGATRGRRYEAESSANTLGGSAVLSGCVGCSGGQKIGYLGYGGTLQFNGVEASAAGTYVLTVDYTVGDSGRSIQVSINGGAPMDLPFTGTDDGAWSNVQSFGVPVVLQAGSNTVTFANPSGWAPDIDRITVNGAGYVGVVNRGSGKYLDVSDASTADRATIEQSAGRGRASQQWALGDAGEGHFKVVNRNSGKWLSIPGPTTTQGTQLIQSGDDGSSNAQWALTPVRGGYYDVVSRYDGQNMDTRQGSSAVVQWADHGGSSQQWSFVAF, encoded by the coding sequence ATGAGATATACGCGGAGAGGTCTGACCTTGCTGTCGTTCGGTTTGCTCGCAGCCTGTGCGGCGCAGGCGCCAACCGATGAGTCGCGGCAGGGTTCGCACGAAGTGTCGACTTCGACGGAGCCGCGGACCACGCCCGTCATGGGCTGGAGCACGGCGGGGTTTCTCGGACGCAATCTCAACGAGGCCGGGATCAAGTCCCAAGCGCGCGTGTTGGCGAATCGATTGAAGTCGCACGGCTACGATACCGTTCTCGTGGACGACTTTTGGTACGCGAATCCGTCGACGACGGTGGACGCCTATGGCCGTTGGGTGGCCGATGCATCGCGTTTCCCGAATGGCCTGGCCGCACTTGCCGATCATTTGCACGGCCTGGGGCTCAAGGTGGGGTTCTACGTGACCCCGGGCATTCCGGTGGCTGCCGTGGAGCAAAATACGCCCATCGAAGGAACGTCGCTCCACGCGAAGGACATCGCCGACACCGGGCGGTACGAGACGAACTACAATTATGGCACCCGCGTCATGCACGCCATCGATTACAGCAAGCCGGGTGCGCAGGAATACGTACAATCGTGGGCCAACCAATTGGCCGCTTGGGGGGCGGACTTCCTCAAGTTGGATGGCGTGAACAATGGCAACGTCGGGGCTGTGCAGGCGTGGTCGCAGGCACTCCGGCAAACCGGGCGCGCCATTCATTTCAATGTGGCCAATTCGCTCGATGCCAACAATGGCAATGCGTGGAAGCAACATGCGAATTCATGGCGCGTCGATGCCGACATCGCGTGTTTCTGCGCCACGCAGGTCACGTGGAGCACGGTCGTCACCCGCTTCGGCGATGTGCCCAAATGGGTACCGTTCGCCGGTGCCAATGGATGGAACGACCTGGACGCCTTGAACGTGGCCAATGGCCACCTCGATGGTCTCACCAATGACGAACGGCGCACGTACATGACATTGTGGGCCATCTCGGCCGCGCCGCTTTATGCAGGCGACGATCTGACCCATATCGACAATTACGGTTGGTCGCTGCTCACCAACGACGAGGTCATCGCCATCGATCAAGCCGGCCACCCGGCGCACCCCGTTTCGCAAGCCACGAACCAGCAGGTGTGGGCCGCGAACCATGGCGATGGCACGTACACCGTCGCGCTCTTCAACCTCGCGAGCACCGCGGTGAACGTGACCGCGAACTGGAACGATCTAGGCTTTAGCGGCTCCGCGTCGGTGCGCGATGTGTGGGACCATCGCGAGCTCGGCTCCTTCGCGGGGGGCTTCGGGGCGACGCTCGACGCCCATGCGACGCGGTTGCTCAAGGTCACACCGGCCACCGGCGCGACACGGGGGCGCCGGTACGAGGCGGAGTCCTCGGCGAACACGCTCGGGGGCAGCGCCGTGTTGTCGGGTTGCGTGGGGTGTTCGGGCGGCCAAAAGATCGGCTACCTCGGGTACGGCGGCACCTTGCAATTCAATGGAGTCGAGGCATCGGCCGCGGGCACCTACGTGCTCACAGTGGACTATACGGTGGGGGACAGCGGGCGCTCGATTCAGGTGAGCATCAACGGCGGGGCCCCCATGGATCTGCCGTTCACGGGCACCGATGATGGTGCTTGGAGCAACGTGCAGAGCTTTGGCGTGCCGGTGGTGCTGCAGGCCGGAAGCAACACGGTGACCTTCGCGAATCCCTCCGGATGGGCGCCGGATATCGATCGCATCACGGTGAACGGTGCCGGCTACGTGGGCGTGGTCAACCGCGGCAGCGGCAAGTACCTCGACGTCAGCGACGCCTCCACCGCGGATCGCGCCACCATCGAACAGAGCGCGGGCCGCGGTCGTGCAAGCCAGCAATGGGCGCTCGGCGATGCGGGCGAGGGCCATTTCAAGGTGGTCAATCGCAACAGCGGCAAATGGCTCAGCATTCCCGGGCCGACCACGACGCAAGGCACGCAGCTGATTCAATCGGGCGACGACGGAAGCTCGAACGCGCAATGGGCGCTCACCCCCGTTCGCGGCGGCTATTACGATGTGGTGAGCCGCTACGACGGTCAAAATATGGATACACGGCAAGGCTCTTCCGCCGTGGTCCAGTGGGCCGACCACGGAGGCAGCTCCCAGCAGTGGAGTTTCGTGGCATTCTGA
- a CDS encoding SGNH/GDSL hydrolase family protein: MGGGPTLGNQTIRMVAHANAAGSQVRIRLSNLRGTTPLAVGAVSIAAQSDGATPVAGTLRTVTFSQAKTFSIPAGADVVSDPIPMSVAAEQNVLVSVYLPQGSPSPCWHSDAFDRTWLSAAGDHTGDIGNGNYTQSTTSWYYLAGLDVIPSEARGTVVAFGDSITDGYSTPTSAYQRWPDAFARRLAEDRHPMGVVDAGIGGNKVLTDAPNNLGIAALKRFGHDALEQPGVRTVILMEGINDIGNDAGPNGGPLTAQDLINGYKALIDQAHRAGVRILGGTMLPFKGAGYYNDAREAIRQAANQWIRTGGAFDGVVDFDAATRDPSNPAALHPKYDCGDHLHPNRIGMQAMANAVDLKLVYPTK; encoded by the coding sequence ATGGGCGGCGGCCCGACACTCGGAAATCAAACGATACGCATGGTGGCCCACGCCAATGCGGCAGGGTCCCAGGTGCGCATTCGCCTGTCCAATTTGCGCGGTACCACCCCACTTGCGGTGGGCGCCGTGAGCATTGCCGCACAATCGGACGGAGCTACCCCCGTGGCGGGCACGTTGCGCACGGTCACCTTCTCCCAGGCGAAGACATTCTCGATTCCTGCCGGCGCCGACGTGGTGAGCGATCCCATTCCCATGTCCGTCGCCGCCGAGCAAAACGTCTTGGTCAGCGTGTACCTGCCGCAGGGTAGCCCCTCCCCTTGTTGGCATTCGGACGCTTTTGACCGAACCTGGCTGTCCGCCGCGGGCGACCATACGGGCGACATTGGGAATGGCAACTACACCCAATCGACGACATCCTGGTATTACCTGGCCGGATTGGACGTAATCCCTTCCGAGGCGCGCGGCACCGTCGTGGCCTTCGGCGACTCCATCACCGATGGCTACAGCACGCCCACCAGCGCTTACCAGCGCTGGCCCGACGCCTTTGCACGGCGCCTCGCGGAGGATCGCCATCCCATGGGCGTCGTCGATGCAGGCATCGGCGGCAACAAAGTCCTCACCGACGCACCGAACAACCTGGGCATCGCCGCCCTGAAGCGCTTCGGACACGACGCCCTGGAACAACCCGGGGTGCGTACCGTCATTCTGATGGAGGGGATCAACGACATCGGCAACGACGCCGGCCCGAATGGCGGACCACTCACCGCGCAAGATCTCATCAATGGATACAAAGCCTTGATTGACCAGGCGCACCGGGCCGGTGTGCGCATCCTCGGCGGCACGATGCTGCCGTTCAAGGGCGCCGGCTACTACAATGACGCACGCGAAGCCATCCGCCAAGCCGCGAACCAGTGGATCCGCACCGGCGGCGCCTTCGACGGCGTGGTCGATTTCGACGCCGCCACGCGCGATCCGTCCAATCCGGCGGCCCTGCATCCCAAGTACGATTGTGGCGACCACCTCCACCCGAATCGTATTGGCATGCAGGCCATGGCCAACGCAGTCGATCTCAAGTTGGTCTATCCCACCAAATAG
- a CDS encoding MFS transporter has protein sequence MYLASRGGSGGAAVSRSVGALRATTSNVVALGLVSLVTDISSEMVTAVWPLYLVMGLGLSPLQFGALEGVSGATTALVRLLGGHFADRWRQLKLTAVVGYALSAASRLGCLWAGSSTSALGMALAADRAGKGIRTAPRDALISLSSTPDALGRAFGVHRAMDTVGAFLGPLAAMGILWASLNSFDAVFVTSFCVAVVGVLLMVSLVRDRKGPPAKAQSLGAMLALLRLKSFRRIVGWASLLGLVTMSDAFVYLILQRRWSVGAVWFPLMPLGSAAVYLLLAIPLGYLADRIGRWAVFLGGHCALLGALLVLLGPAHGIAFAAAALVLHGTFYAATDGVLMAAAGALLPEHGQASGMSLIQTGQATARMLSSVVFGWLWSRWDSHAAVLVMAAALAVVVLAAAIARPLRTENTS, from the coding sequence ATGTACCTCGCCAGCCGGGGCGGCTCGGGTGGGGCCGCCGTTTCGAGATCGGTCGGAGCGCTTCGAGCGACGACGAGCAATGTCGTGGCCTTGGGCCTGGTCAGCCTGGTCACCGACATTTCTTCGGAAATGGTCACGGCCGTGTGGCCGCTCTATCTGGTGATGGGGCTCGGTTTGAGTCCGCTGCAGTTCGGCGCGCTCGAAGGAGTCTCCGGTGCGACGACGGCATTGGTTCGCTTGCTCGGGGGGCATTTTGCGGATCGGTGGCGTCAGCTCAAATTGACGGCGGTCGTTGGTTATGCGCTTTCTGCGGCGAGCAGACTCGGTTGCCTCTGGGCCGGTTCGTCGACGTCGGCGCTGGGCATGGCACTGGCCGCCGATCGCGCGGGCAAAGGGATTCGTACGGCGCCGCGTGATGCGCTGATCTCGTTGAGCAGCACGCCGGACGCGCTTGGGCGCGCGTTCGGTGTGCACCGTGCGATGGATACGGTGGGCGCTTTTCTGGGGCCACTCGCGGCCATGGGGATCCTATGGGCGAGCCTCAATAGCTTCGACGCGGTTTTCGTCACGAGCTTTTGCGTCGCCGTGGTGGGTGTGCTGCTCATGGTCTCGCTGGTCCGCGATCGGAAAGGGCCGCCGGCCAAGGCGCAATCGCTCGGCGCCATGCTGGCGCTCCTGAGGTTGAAGTCCTTTCGCCGGATCGTAGGATGGGCCAGTCTGCTCGGCCTCGTCACCATGAGTGACGCGTTCGTGTATTTGATTTTGCAGCGGCGCTGGAGCGTGGGCGCCGTTTGGTTTCCGCTGATGCCGCTCGGAAGCGCGGCCGTGTACCTGCTATTGGCCATTCCGCTCGGATACCTCGCCGATCGGATCGGGCGCTGGGCGGTTTTCCTTGGTGGGCATTGCGCGTTGCTCGGGGCACTGCTCGTGCTGCTCGGACCTGCGCACGGTATCGCGTTTGCGGCAGCGGCACTCGTTCTGCACGGCACGTTCTACGCGGCCACCGACGGTGTGCTGATGGCGGCCGCCGGTGCGCTGCTCCCGGAGCACGGCCAGGCCAGCGGTATGAGTTTGATTCAAACCGGCCAGGCGACGGCGCGCATGCTGTCGTCGGTGGTGTTCGGATGGTTGTGGAGTCGGTGGGATTCGCACGCGGCCGTGTTGGTGATGGCCGCAGCACTGGCCGTGGTGGTGCTGGCCGCCGCAATCGCGCGCCCGTTGCGCACGGAGAATACGTCATGA
- a CDS encoding metallophosphoesterase has product MNFRARRPRRSRWMLVGIAPIVAAAAVTWGLSPQARAQSTEDVGTDATFVLVAAGDIAEQCTASDPNCVHPKTAALVQEINPAVVITMGDNQYDDARYQDFKNYFDKTWGRFKNIMRPVPGNHETYDSTPLAGYKKYFGSIATPKGKTYYSWDKGNWHFIALDSNDFSGEYPLTDDAQTDDVELAADSAQLKWLKSDLSNTTKGCVAVYYHHPRFSSGPHGDNKDVAPVWSTLVANKVDLVLNGHDHLYERFAPQDANGKASSKGPVEIIVGSAGRRLSNPKAEHSTTEALLKKYGVLKLTMTDSTFSTQLIGTNGEVLDRSPTYKCH; this is encoded by the coding sequence ATGAATTTTCGCGCCCGAAGGCCCCGCCGAAGCCGATGGATGCTGGTCGGAATTGCTCCCATCGTTGCCGCCGCCGCTGTTACGTGGGGGTTGTCTCCCCAAGCCCGCGCCCAATCCACGGAGGACGTGGGAACGGATGCGACATTCGTCCTCGTGGCTGCGGGTGACATTGCGGAGCAGTGTACAGCCAGCGACCCGAATTGTGTGCATCCCAAAACGGCCGCACTGGTCCAAGAGATCAATCCCGCCGTGGTGATCACCATGGGTGATAACCAGTATGACGACGCCCGCTATCAGGATTTCAAGAACTATTTCGACAAGACGTGGGGCCGTTTCAAGAACATCATGCGCCCGGTCCCCGGAAATCACGAGACGTACGACTCGACCCCGTTGGCTGGCTACAAGAAGTATTTCGGCTCCATTGCCACACCGAAGGGTAAAACGTACTACAGCTGGGACAAAGGCAATTGGCATTTCATTGCCCTCGATTCGAACGACTTCTCCGGGGAATACCCGCTCACGGACGACGCCCAAACGGACGATGTCGAACTTGCTGCCGATTCCGCGCAGCTGAAATGGCTCAAGAGCGATCTTTCCAATACCACCAAGGGATGCGTGGCCGTCTATTATCACCATCCCCGATTCAGCTCGGGTCCCCACGGTGACAACAAGGACGTCGCGCCGGTGTGGTCCACGCTGGTAGCGAACAAGGTCGATCTGGTGCTCAATGGGCACGATCACCTTTACGAGCGCTTTGCGCCGCAAGATGCCAATGGGAAAGCTAGCTCGAAAGGCCCCGTGGAAATCATCGTGGGTAGTGCGGGCAGGAGGCTGAGCAACCCCAAGGCCGAGCACTCGACCACGGAGGCGCTGCTCAAGAAGTACGGTGTGCTCAAGTTGACGATGACCGATAGCACCTTCTCCACCCAGCTCATTGGGACCAATGGAGAGGTGCTCGATCGCAGTCCGACCTACAAGTGCCATTGA